In Treponema primitia ZAS-2, a genomic segment contains:
- the atpC gene encoding ATP synthase F1 subunit epsilon yields the protein MADLFTFEVHTPYRLFYKNKVEAISVTLLDGEIGVYAHHDPITAPVKSCLLKIMEKGGKWKTSYTSEGILEVAGGKTVIMADSAEWPDEIDHDRALEAKHQAEETLKNSSFKFESETAKLKLERADMRLKAWELRTAKEPE from the coding sequence ATGGCAGACCTTTTTACCTTTGAAGTGCATACCCCCTACCGCCTGTTTTACAAAAACAAGGTCGAAGCCATCTCGGTGACCCTGCTGGACGGCGAGATAGGGGTCTATGCTCACCACGACCCCATCACTGCCCCGGTTAAGTCCTGCCTGCTTAAAATCATGGAAAAGGGCGGTAAATGGAAAACAAGCTATACCTCCGAGGGTATCCTGGAAGTAGCCGGAGGCAAGACCGTGATCATGGCGGACTCCGCTGAATGGCCCGATGAGATCGACCATGATCGCGCCCTGGAAGCCAAACACCAGGCCGAGGAAACCCTGAAAAATTCGAGTTTCAAGTTTGAGTCCGAGACCGCGAAGTTAAAGCTCGAGCGGGCGGATATGCGGCTTAAGGCTTGGGAACTGCGGACGGCGAAAGAGCCGGAGTAG
- the atpD gene encoding F0F1 ATP synthase subunit beta, with product MANIGVVTQIVGPVVDVRFQEHQLPPILNALEIKAADRRVILEVLQHIGDNRVRCVAMEATEGLSRGLDVEDTGYPIRVPVGEEVLGRMFSVTGKPIDDKGAFTAGKYASIHRAAPPFEEQKPATEVFETGIKVIDLIAPYAKGGKIGLFGGAGVGKTVVIMELIHNIATEHSGYSVFAGVGERSREGADLWRDMNESGVIDKTALVFGQMNEPPGARMRVALSGLTMAEYFRDQGGQDVLLFIDNIFRFIQAGAEVSALLGRIPSAVGYQPALANEMGSLQERIASTSKGSITSIQAVYVPADDLTDPAPATTFAHLDATITLSRKIVELGIYPSVDPLASSSRILDPAIVGEEHYNTAIRTQQILQRYKELQDIIAILGMDELSAEDRLIVSRARKVQRFFSQPLHVAAHFNGMPGAYVPVKETVRGFKMILDGEADNIPEQDFFMSGTIDDIIAKTK from the coding sequence ATGGCGAATATAGGGGTTGTCACGCAGATAGTAGGTCCGGTTGTTGACGTGCGGTTTCAGGAGCACCAGCTTCCCCCGATTCTGAACGCCCTGGAAATCAAGGCGGCGGATCGGCGGGTGATACTTGAGGTGCTCCAGCATATCGGGGACAACCGGGTGCGCTGTGTCGCCATGGAAGCCACCGAAGGGCTTTCCCGGGGGCTTGATGTTGAAGATACGGGGTATCCCATCCGGGTGCCTGTGGGTGAAGAAGTGCTGGGCCGTATGTTCAGCGTCACGGGCAAACCCATCGACGACAAAGGCGCCTTCACTGCTGGTAAGTACGCCTCCATACACCGTGCCGCGCCGCCCTTTGAGGAGCAGAAACCGGCCACCGAGGTTTTTGAGACCGGGATCAAGGTCATTGACCTGATCGCCCCCTATGCCAAGGGCGGCAAAATCGGCCTTTTCGGCGGCGCCGGGGTGGGGAAGACCGTGGTCATCATGGAACTGATCCACAATATTGCTACTGAACATTCAGGCTATTCGGTATTTGCCGGGGTAGGGGAGCGCTCCCGTGAAGGGGCGGACCTCTGGCGGGACATGAACGAATCTGGGGTCATCGACAAGACCGCCCTGGTTTTCGGCCAGATGAACGAGCCTCCCGGCGCCCGTATGCGGGTAGCCCTGTCCGGGCTGACCATGGCCGAGTATTTCCGCGACCAGGGCGGCCAGGACGTACTCCTCTTTATTGACAATATTTTCCGGTTCATCCAGGCGGGCGCCGAAGTTTCCGCCCTCCTGGGCCGCATCCCCAGCGCCGTGGGCTACCAGCCCGCCCTGGCCAATGAAATGGGCAGCCTCCAGGAACGGATCGCCAGCACCTCCAAGGGTTCCATCACCAGCATTCAGGCAGTCTACGTCCCCGCCGACGACCTGACCGACCCGGCCCCGGCCACCACCTTTGCCCACCTGGACGCCACCATCACCCTGTCTCGAAAGATCGTGGAACTGGGCATCTACCCCTCGGTGGACCCCCTGGCCTCCAGCTCCCGGATCCTGGACCCCGCCATTGTGGGGGAGGAACACTACAATACCGCAATCAGGACCCAGCAGATACTCCAGCGCTACAAGGAACTCCAGGACATCATCGCCATCCTGGGCATGGACGAACTTTCCGCAGAGGACAGGCTCATCGTATCCCGGGCCCGGAAAGTCCAGCGCTTCTTCAGCCAGCCCCTGCATGTAGCGGCCCACTTCAACGGTATGCCCGGCGCCTATGTGCCGGTTAAGGAAACGGTCCGGGGTTTCAAGATGATCCTGGACGGCGAGGCCGACAATATTCCTGAGCAGGACTTCTTCATGTCCGGCACCATTGACGATATTATCGCCAAAACCAAGTAG
- the atpG gene encoding ATP synthase F1 subunit gamma — protein sequence MANLRDVRLRMRAIQQTLQVTKAMDLISTAKLRKGRRVLEDTEPYFTRIQKSMFDIVSGAGYVHSDFFGRKTDADNYHTAVVVITSDKGLAGGYNANIFRYVNELCAGVKNPILVLIGAIGYRHFMHSPYLILENFSFKSKLPDVDDAKEIADYIISQYLWGMFDEVHIVYTHMYSTIKLLPTAKYILPLKTETMRQELDKIDTKEREFHSFEYIPSAEEVFDALVPLYIKGLVYGCLVEAYASEQSARIAAMDEASKNAEEMLGTLRLHYNRVRQAGITQEMTEIVSGSSALSK from the coding sequence ATGGCAAACTTACGGGACGTCCGGCTGCGGATGCGGGCCATACAACAGACACTTCAGGTAACCAAGGCGATGGATCTGATCTCCACAGCAAAACTGCGGAAAGGCCGCCGGGTTCTGGAGGATACGGAACCCTATTTTACCCGGATACAGAAGTCCATGTTTGATATTGTGTCCGGGGCCGGGTATGTGCATAGTGATTTTTTCGGCAGAAAAACTGACGCTGATAATTACCATACCGCAGTGGTGGTGATCACCAGTGATAAGGGTCTGGCCGGGGGCTACAATGCCAATATCTTCCGCTATGTGAACGAACTCTGTGCCGGGGTAAAAAACCCCATTTTGGTGCTCATCGGGGCCATCGGGTACCGCCACTTTATGCACTCCCCCTACCTGATCCTGGAAAATTTTTCCTTCAAATCAAAATTGCCCGACGTGGATGACGCCAAGGAAATTGCGGATTACATTATCTCCCAATACCTGTGGGGTATGTTTGACGAAGTACATATTGTGTATACCCACATGTACAGCACAATAAAACTGCTCCCCACAGCGAAGTACATCCTGCCCCTGAAAACGGAAACCATGCGGCAGGAATTGGACAAAATTGATACCAAGGAACGGGAATTTCACAGCTTTGAATATATCCCCTCCGCAGAGGAAGTGTTTGACGCTCTGGTGCCCCTGTATATTAAAGGCCTGGTCTATGGCTGCCTTGTGGAAGCCTACGCCAGCGAGCAGAGCGCCCGGATTGCCGCCATGGACGAAGCTTCCAAAAATGCAGAAGAGATGCTGGGCACCCTGAGGCTCCATTACAACCGGGTCCGTCAGGCGGGCATCACCCAGGAAATGACAGAAATAGTATCGGGCTCCTCGGCCCTGAGTAAATAA
- the atpA gene encoding F0F1 ATP synthase subunit alpha, whose protein sequence is MVNFGDLTRVLQEQIEHWETKATSDSIGFVGQVGDSVATVYGLGKAIYGELVEFASGATGIVMNLEEDGVGCVLLSGESLVKAGEEVKATGRVVSVPSGQGLLGRVVNPLGEVIDGKGALEAEAWLPVESPAAPVIERGAVNVPLQTGALSVDAMIPIGRGQRELIIGDRQTGKTALAIDTIINQKGKGVYCVYCAIGQKSSSVAAIIKNLERFGAMDYTFVVLASAADSAALQYLAPYSACAMAEHFMHQGKDVLVVYDDLSKHAVAYRTISLLLRRPPGREAFPGDVFYLHSRLLERAAKLAADMGGGSITALPIVETQAGDISSYIPTNVISITDGQIFLDSELFNSGFRPSIDVGLSVSRVGGSAQTKAVRKISGRLRLDLAQYREMAAFAQFGSDLDKSTQDKLAQGQRLMEVLKQPQFSPLAMEEQVAVLFMAINGFLMEVPVEKIAPFVKGFLEYLKLRQGDMLKTIADTGVLSSEIEQTLTSAIETFKQSKQ, encoded by the coding sequence ATGGTGAATTTCGGAGACCTCACCAGGGTCTTACAAGAGCAGATTGAACATTGGGAAACCAAAGCCACCAGCGATTCCATTGGCTTCGTAGGCCAGGTGGGAGACTCGGTAGCCACCGTGTACGGCCTGGGCAAGGCTATATACGGGGAATTGGTGGAGTTTGCTTCCGGCGCAACCGGGATCGTTATGAACCTGGAGGAAGACGGGGTGGGCTGTGTGCTCCTCTCCGGGGAATCCCTGGTAAAAGCCGGTGAGGAAGTGAAGGCTACCGGCCGGGTCGTGTCGGTTCCCTCGGGCCAGGGCCTCCTGGGCAGGGTGGTGAACCCCTTGGGAGAAGTCATTGACGGCAAGGGCGCCCTGGAAGCGGAAGCCTGGCTGCCTGTAGAATCCCCGGCGGCTCCGGTAATCGAACGGGGGGCGGTGAATGTGCCCCTCCAGACCGGTGCCCTTTCGGTGGATGCCATGATACCCATAGGCCGGGGCCAGCGGGAACTGATCATCGGTGACCGCCAGACCGGCAAGACCGCCCTGGCCATCGACACTATTATTAACCAGAAGGGCAAGGGCGTTTATTGCGTATACTGCGCCATCGGGCAGAAATCTTCTTCCGTGGCGGCGATCATAAAGAACCTGGAACGCTTCGGGGCCATGGATTATACCTTTGTGGTGCTGGCCTCGGCGGCGGATTCTGCGGCCCTCCAGTATCTGGCTCCCTATTCGGCCTGCGCCATGGCGGAACATTTTATGCACCAGGGCAAGGATGTGCTGGTGGTTTACGATGATCTTTCCAAACACGCCGTGGCCTACCGGACCATTTCCCTGCTCCTGCGCCGTCCCCCGGGACGGGAAGCCTTCCCCGGGGACGTGTTCTACCTCCACTCCCGGCTCCTGGAGCGGGCCGCCAAACTGGCCGCCGATATGGGTGGCGGTTCCATCACCGCCCTGCCCATTGTGGAAACCCAGGCAGGGGACATCTCCTCCTACATCCCCACCAATGTCATTTCCATCACCGATGGCCAGATATTTCTGGATTCGGAACTTTTCAATTCCGGGTTCCGTCCTTCCATCGACGTGGGGCTTTCGGTCAGCCGGGTAGGGGGCAGCGCCCAGACCAAGGCGGTGCGGAAAATTTCCGGGCGTCTGCGCCTGGACCTGGCCCAGTACCGGGAAATGGCCGCCTTTGCCCAGTTCGGCAGCGACCTGGACAAGTCAACCCAGGATAAACTTGCCCAGGGCCAACGGCTCATGGAGGTGCTCAAACAGCCCCAGTTCTCCCCCCTGGCCATGGAGGAACAGGTGGCGGTGCTCTTTATGGCCATCAACGGCTTCCTCATGGAAGTCCCGGTGGAGAAAATAGCTCCCTTTGTGAAGGGCTTTCTGGAATATTTGAAGCTGCGTCAGGGGGATATGCTTAAAACTATCGCCGACACTGGGGTTCTGTCCTCTGAAATTGAACAGACCCTGACCAGCGCCATAGAAACGTTTAAACAGTCCAAGCAATAG
- the atpH gene encoding ATP synthase F1 subunit delta: protein MFQGERWAEAYMGASAGHAGDGLEILKALVPVVSRLPGQVLGKEDGAQLERMLRKALEQSGADSAGAEYALRLVVLLVRKAYFKHLAELLRIIEQRLDAENGILTVNVESVYPLDDELQEKLKAGLKKKTGAREIKLVSQIVPELLGGYRLRIGTELIDTSLKGQIQRMAMNLHADMSEKGSRGGFRW, encoded by the coding sequence ATGTTCCAGGGGGAGCGCTGGGCCGAAGCCTATATGGGAGCCTCTGCCGGCCATGCCGGGGATGGCCTTGAAATTTTAAAGGCCCTGGTTCCCGTCGTTTCCCGCCTTCCCGGGCAGGTTTTGGGGAAGGAAGACGGGGCGCAGCTGGAAAGGATGCTCCGCAAAGCCCTGGAACAGTCCGGCGCCGATTCTGCGGGGGCCGAGTATGCTCTCCGGCTGGTGGTGCTCCTGGTACGAAAGGCTTATTTTAAGCATCTTGCGGAGCTTCTCCGTATTATTGAACAGCGCCTGGACGCGGAAAATGGGATACTTACGGTAAACGTCGAATCGGTATACCCCCTGGATGATGAGTTGCAGGAAAAATTGAAGGCCGGCTTAAAAAAGAAAACCGGCGCCCGGGAAATCAAACTGGTTTCCCAAATTGTACCCGAACTTCTGGGTGGGTACCGGCTGCGTATCGGCACTGAACTGATCGATACCAGCCTGAAAGGTCAAATACAGCGGATGGCCATGAATTTGCATGCCGATATGTCCGAAAAAGGGTCCCGCGGAGGTTTTAGATGGTGA
- a CDS encoding ATP synthase F0 subunit B — MLDFSVTFIITILNILILFFILRKILFKPVTKFIEGRAQKIQDSLDQAEKERNLSKGLLQQYEDQLKRIEEEATEIIRTAKDTAQKEADRIIAEGKAQADLLLEKGRKQIVADQRAAMTVFSADAAAMVIGASSRLIRRELNSEDSRHQAALLLEELTETASKQGNT, encoded by the coding sequence ATGCTTGATTTTTCCGTAACCTTTATCATAACCATACTCAATATCCTTATCCTGTTCTTCATACTCAGGAAGATTCTCTTTAAGCCGGTAACCAAATTTATTGAAGGGCGGGCTCAAAAGATTCAGGATTCCCTGGATCAGGCGGAAAAGGAACGGAACCTGTCAAAGGGGCTTTTGCAGCAGTATGAAGACCAGTTGAAAAGGATCGAGGAAGAGGCCACGGAAATTATCCGGACAGCGAAAGATACGGCCCAGAAAGAAGCGGACCGGATCATCGCCGAAGGAAAAGCCCAGGCGGATCTTCTGCTTGAAAAGGGCCGTAAACAGATTGTGGCGGATCAACGGGCGGCCATGACGGTATTCAGTGCCGATGCCGCCGCCATGGTTATTGGCGCCTCAAGCCGCCTTATCCGGCGGGAACTGAACAGCGAGGATAGCCGCCACCAGGCAGCGCTGCTCCTTGAAGAACTGACAGAAACCGCCTCAAAGCAGGGGAATACCTGA
- the atpE gene encoding ATP synthase F0 subunit C, whose translation MDLAVLAALGAGIAVVTGLGAGIGIGIATSGLMQAIARQPESQGKLIPWFFVGMALAESTAIYGFVVAILLIGKLP comes from the coding sequence ATGGATTTAGCAGTTTTAGCGGCCCTTGGAGCCGGTATCGCGGTAGTCACCGGGCTTGGCGCCGGTATCGGCATTGGTATCGCCACATCAGGGCTTATGCAGGCCATTGCCCGCCAGCCCGAGTCCCAGGGAAAACTGATCCCCTGGTTCTTTGTCGGTATGGCCCTAGCGGAATCGACGGCTATTTATGGCTTTGTTGTTGCCATCCTCCTCATTGGTAAATTGCCCTAA
- a CDS encoding F0F1 ATP synthase subunit A → MEALEIKTVFTIFLLGRAIPITETVIISWVVMAILIIAALVFVRKFTEIPKGSQAIVEALVEFLNNFAKTQFGPWAKALGPYIGTLFLFLLVSNIIGVLSPIEVSFMGREFIPPFTIKPPTKDINVTAPLALITIALVLVCGIIARGPLGWAKRLFHPMAFMLPFNLLEYGTRLLSLCLRLFGNIMGGFILMHLIEGLIPLGLPMIASLYFDFFDGLLQAAIFVFLSCLYISEAVKTEAE, encoded by the coding sequence ATGGAAGCCCTGGAAATTAAGACGGTTTTTACGATTTTCCTTTTAGGCCGCGCCATACCTATCACCGAAACAGTCATCATCTCCTGGGTGGTTATGGCCATCCTGATCATTGCCGCCCTGGTTTTTGTCCGTAAATTTACCGAAATCCCCAAGGGCAGCCAGGCGATTGTGGAAGCCCTGGTGGAATTTCTCAACAATTTCGCCAAAACCCAGTTTGGCCCCTGGGCTAAAGCCTTGGGCCCCTATATCGGGACCCTGTTTCTGTTCCTCCTGGTATCAAATATTATCGGGGTGCTTTCGCCCATTGAAGTTTCCTTCATGGGTCGAGAATTTATCCCTCCCTTTACCATCAAGCCCCCCACCAAGGATATCAATGTAACCGCCCCTTTGGCACTTATCACGATTGCCTTGGTTTTGGTGTGCGGGATCATCGCCCGGGGCCCCCTGGGCTGGGCAAAGCGGCTGTTTCACCCCATGGCCTTTATGTTGCCCTTTAACCTGCTGGAATACGGTACCCGGCTGCTCTCCCTATGCCTGCGGCTTTTCGGGAACATCATGGGTGGCTTTATTCTGATGCATCTCATTGAAGGGCTGATCCCCCTGGGGCTTCCCATGATCGCCTCCTTGTATTTTGATTTCTTTGACGGTCTGCTTCAGGCGGCGATATTTGTATTTTTGTCCTGTTTGTATATATCCGAAGCGGTTAAAACCGAAGCGGAATGA
- a CDS encoding trans-sulfuration enzyme family protein: protein MSKKTYGKEFGFQTRAVHTGNDVDGETGAIKRPIVMANSYELPYDPSDLNWSGADKNIYTRNGGSNQRYLEEKLASLSGAELSQGDDCVVLGSGVSALAGLFFSLLKSGDHVVFSSVTYIAVYRLLNELFNKKFNVETTIVDTSDLAAVRKAVRPNTRLIHIETPGNPAITISDIRAIAAIAHEQGALLSVDNTFASPYNQRPLELGADFSVESLTKYINGHGDSMGGAIIGKKEQLDQIRSQAQINLGGVISPFNAWLIMRGSVTLPLRMRQHNENALKAAEYLEGIPSVRFVAYPGLKSHRGHQVAASQMSPGYGGVLSFGLKADHDTHNRFVSHLRVITSAVSLGHDESLIVFLGEKDERQYLYPPEFHDGFFRFSLGIEDPEDIIGDIDQALRKTGLL from the coding sequence ATGAGCAAAAAGACCTATGGCAAAGAATTCGGCTTTCAGACCCGGGCGGTACATACCGGGAACGATGTAGATGGGGAGACCGGGGCCATTAAGCGGCCCATTGTCATGGCTAACAGCTACGAGCTGCCCTATGACCCTTCAGATCTCAACTGGAGCGGGGCGGACAAAAACATCTACACCCGGAACGGCGGGAGCAACCAGCGGTATTTGGAAGAAAAGCTGGCCTCTCTTTCGGGAGCCGAGCTTTCCCAGGGGGATGACTGCGTGGTTCTGGGCAGCGGGGTTTCCGCCCTGGCGGGGCTGTTCTTTTCCCTCCTTAAAAGTGGGGACCATGTGGTCTTTTCCAGCGTCACCTATATTGCGGTATACCGGCTTTTGAACGAGCTCTTCAATAAGAAGTTCAATGTGGAGACCACTATCGTGGATACCTCGGACTTGGCAGCGGTGCGGAAGGCAGTGCGGCCCAATACCCGGCTCATCCACATCGAGACCCCTGGAAACCCGGCGATCACCATCTCGGATATCCGGGCCATCGCCGCCATTGCCCATGAACAGGGGGCACTCCTTTCAGTGGACAATACCTTTGCTTCCCCCTACAACCAGCGGCCCCTGGAACTGGGGGCGGATTTTTCCGTTGAAAGCCTGACCAAGTACATTAACGGCCATGGAGATTCCATGGGGGGCGCAATTATCGGCAAAAAAGAGCAGCTGGACCAGATCCGCTCCCAGGCACAGATAAACCTTGGCGGGGTGATCAGCCCCTTCAACGCATGGCTCATCATGCGGGGCTCCGTAACCCTGCCCCTGCGGATGCGTCAGCATAACGAAAATGCCCTGAAAGCGGCGGAGTACCTGGAGGGCATCCCCAGTGTCCGTTTTGTAGCCTACCCTGGCCTCAAAAGCCATCGGGGCCACCAGGTGGCAGCCTCCCAGATGTCCCCGGGCTACGGGGGGGTGCTCTCCTTTGGCCTCAAGGCTGATCACGATACCCATAACCGCTTTGTCAGCCATTTACGGGTTATCACCTCCGCCGTTTCTTTGGGCCATGATGAGAGCCTTATCGTCTTTCTGGGGGAAAAGGATGAACGTCAATACCTCTACCCGCCGGAGTTCCATGACGGGTTCTTCCGGTTCAGCCTTGGAATTGAGGACCCCGAGGACATCATCGGGGACATCGATCAGGCCTTACGCAAGACCGGGCTTTTGTAG
- a CDS encoding PTS transporter subunit IIC has protein sequence MSSHKILAFLQKKDIIFSAKRYGIDALGAMAQGLFASLLIGTIIGTIGEQFGIPVLLSIGSFARAATGPAMAVAIGMALKCPMLVLFSLIAVGGAANNLGGAGGPLAVYFIALVSAEFGKLVSKETKIDIIVTPAVTIAAGVLMSILCAPVIGAAASAMGYGIMWATELHPFFMGILVSVIVGVILTLPISSAAICAALSLTGLAGGAAVAGCCAQMVGFAVMGFKENKWGGLFAQGLGTSMLQMGNIVRNPRIWIPPTLASAITGPIATCIFRLQMNGPAVASGMGTCGLVGQIGLYMGWINDITAGKKEAITGFDWTGLVLICFILPAVLTPIIAIPLRKIGWIKEGDLKLEL, from the coding sequence ATGTCTTCCCATAAAATTCTTGCATTTTTGCAAAAAAAAGATATCATCTTTTCCGCCAAGCGCTACGGCATCGACGCCCTTGGGGCCATGGCCCAGGGACTTTTTGCATCCCTCCTAATCGGGACCATCATTGGAACCATAGGCGAACAATTCGGGATACCGGTACTGCTCAGCATAGGCAGCTTTGCCCGGGCAGCTACCGGGCCGGCCATGGCGGTGGCAATCGGGATGGCCCTGAAATGCCCCATGCTGGTCCTCTTCTCCCTTATCGCCGTGGGGGGCGCCGCAAATAACCTGGGCGGAGCAGGGGGCCCTCTGGCAGTTTACTTTATCGCCCTGGTCTCCGCCGAATTCGGAAAACTGGTTTCCAAAGAAACCAAGATCGATATCATCGTAACCCCTGCGGTAACCATTGCGGCGGGGGTGCTCATGTCCATACTCTGTGCCCCGGTTATAGGCGCCGCTGCCAGCGCCATGGGGTATGGGATCATGTGGGCCACGGAACTTCATCCATTCTTTATGGGCATACTGGTTTCGGTCATCGTGGGGGTGATCCTCACTCTGCCAATCAGCAGCGCCGCTATTTGCGCCGCATTGAGCCTCACAGGGCTGGCCGGGGGAGCCGCAGTGGCGGGCTGCTGCGCTCAGATGGTAGGCTTTGCGGTGATGGGCTTTAAGGAAAACAAGTGGGGGGGCTTATTTGCCCAGGGTCTCGGCACTTCCATGCTCCAGATGGGCAATATTGTGCGGAACCCCCGGATCTGGATACCCCCCACCCTGGCCTCGGCGATCACCGGCCCCATAGCCACCTGCATTTTCCGGCTCCAGATGAATGGCCCGGCGGTGGCATCCGGCATGGGTACCTGCGGCCTGGTGGGGCAGATAGGGCTCTACATGGGCTGGATCAACGATATTACGGCAGGAAAAAAAGAGGCGATCACCGGCTTTGACTGGACCGGCCTGGTGCTGATCTGCTTCATACTGCCGGCGGTACTGACCCCGATCATTGCCATACCCCTGCGGAAAATTGGGTGGATTAAGGAAGGGGACCTGAAGCTGGAGCTGTAA
- a CDS encoding MogA/MoaB family molybdenum cofactor biosynthesis protein: protein MSSSGPSGHPYRVGIIVSSDRGYRKEAEDLSGPLIREIAEAAGFQVLSYTLLPDEQPLLETELKRLCDGNMVDLILSSGGTGFSPRDRMPEATAAVAERLVPGIPEAMRAQSLGITKRAMLSRSLAAIRGATLIINLPGSPKAVRENLEFIIGELAHGLDMLTGR from the coding sequence ATGTCCAGTAGCGGACCCTCGGGACATCCCTACCGGGTGGGGATCATCGTCTCCAGCGACCGGGGCTACCGGAAGGAGGCGGAGGATCTGAGCGGCCCCCTTATCCGGGAAATTGCAGAAGCTGCGGGCTTCCAGGTACTCAGCTACACCCTGTTGCCCGACGAGCAGCCCCTCCTGGAGACGGAACTCAAGCGGCTTTGCGATGGCAACATGGTAGACCTGATCCTCAGTTCCGGGGGCACCGGCTTTTCCCCCCGGGACCGCATGCCCGAGGCCACAGCCGCAGTAGCGGAGCGCTTGGTTCCGGGAATCCCTGAGGCCATGCGCGCCCAAAGCCTGGGCATTACCAAGCGGGCCATGCTCAGCCGCTCCCTGGCTGCCATACGCGGCGCCACCCTAATTATCAATTTGCCCGGCAGCCCCAAGGCGGTGCGGGAAAACCTGGAATTCATCATCGGCGAACTGGCCCACGGGCTGGATATGCTCACCGGCAGGTAA
- a CDS encoding MOSC domain-containing protein, with protein sequence MGKVLAVCMSPAKGTAKKDVGTAELVENHGLKGDAHAGTWHRQVSLLSHGKIEAFRARGAEVDHGAFGENLVVDDIDFSSLPVGSIFRSGDIVLELTQIGKECHSGCEIFKIMGDCIMPREGVFARVIHGGVISAGDELYVQ encoded by the coding sequence ATGGGAAAGGTTTTAGCGGTATGTATGAGCCCCGCTAAGGGTACCGCAAAGAAGGATGTAGGAACTGCGGAACTGGTGGAAAACCACGGGCTGAAAGGGGATGCCCATGCGGGAACCTGGCACCGGCAGGTAAGCCTCCTATCCCACGGGAAGATCGAAGCATTTCGAGCCCGGGGCGCTGAGGTGGATCACGGCGCCTTTGGTGAAAACCTGGTGGTGGATGACATTGACTTTTCGAGCCTCCCGGTGGGTTCCATATTCCGTTCCGGGGACATAGTCTTGGAGCTGACCCAGATAGGCAAGGAATGCCACAGCGGCTGCGAGATTTTTAAGATCATGGGGGATTGCATCATGCCCCGGGAAGGGGTTTTTGCCCGGGTCATCCACGGGGGCGTCATAAGCGCCGGGGATGAACTCTATGTCCAGTAG
- the moaA gene encoding GTP 3',8-cyclase MoaA, with translation MIDRYGRTIDYLRISITDRCNLRCLYCMPAEGVDWKPHGEILSFEEILRLCTVMAGIGIRKVKITGGEPLVRKDVGNFIRSLRAVPGIEQVTLTSNGLLLESFLAENPALSLGGINVSLDTLDPELYSRITRYPGDTLFRDQGIPSILRALDLAEERGIPVKLNCVPLRGLNEAELPAIAALAKKAGRAVRFIELMPLGSANELEPIPGNEVAALLERAYGKLISYHGRLGNGPAEYFSLPGFAGKIGFINALSEGFCECCNRLRLSSGGMLIPCLSSESGTDLRRLLRSGVSEDELQAAVMETLDRKPGSHNFSERYQIERTKHVSGMYCIGG, from the coding sequence ATGATAGACCGGTACGGCAGAACCATTGATTATCTCCGCATTTCCATTACCGACCGTTGTAATCTGCGTTGTCTCTACTGTATGCCAGCGGAAGGTGTGGATTGGAAGCCCCACGGGGAGATACTTTCTTTTGAGGAAATACTCCGGCTCTGTACTGTCATGGCCGGTATAGGTATCCGTAAGGTCAAGATCACCGGCGGGGAACCCCTGGTGCGTAAGGATGTGGGGAATTTTATCCGCAGCCTCAGGGCTGTTCCCGGGATAGAGCAGGTCACCCTTACCAGTAACGGCCTCCTGCTGGAATCCTTTCTCGCCGAAAACCCCGCCCTGTCCCTGGGGGGCATCAATGTAAGCCTGGATACCCTGGACCCGGAACTATACAGCCGGATCACCCGCTACCCCGGGGATACCCTTTTCCGGGATCAAGGGATTCCTTCTATATTAAGGGCCCTGGATCTGGCAGAGGAGCGGGGTATCCCGGTTAAGCTGAACTGCGTACCCCTTAGGGGGCTTAACGAAGCTGAGCTTCCCGCCATTGCTGCCCTGGCCAAAAAAGCGGGCCGGGCAGTTCGTTTTATCGAACTCATGCCCCTGGGTTCCGCCAATGAACTAGAACCCATCCCGGGAAACGAAGTAGCCGCCCTGCTGGAAAGGGCCTACGGCAAACTGATCAGCTACCATGGTCGCTTGGGTAACGGCCCTGCGGAATACTTCTCCCTCCCGGGCTTTGCCGGCAAAATCGGCTTCATCAATGCGCTGAGCGAAGGTTTCTGCGAATGCTGTAACCGCCTGCGGCTCAGTTCAGGGGGTATGCTCATACCCTGCCTGTCCAGTGAATCCGGTACAGACCTGCGGCGCCTGCTCCGCAGTGGGGTTTCGGAGGATGAACTCCAGGCTGCGGTGATGGAAACCCTGGACCGGAAACCGGGATCCCACAATTTTTCGGAGCGTTATCAAATAGAGCGGACAAAACACGTGAGCGGAATGTACTGTATCGGAGGATAA